In a single window of the Streptomyces sp. NBC_00353 genome:
- the ruvX gene encoding Holliday junction resolvase RuvX: MTAGVTQMRRGRRLAIDVGDARIGVASCDPDGILATPVETVPGRDVPAAHRRLGQIVEEYEPIEIIIGLPRSLGGGEGPAAAKVRLFAQEVARSAAPIPVRLVDERMTTVTASQGLRASGVKSKKGRSVIDQAAAVVILQNALESERASGKAPGEAVEVVV, encoded by the coding sequence GTGACGGCGGGAGTGACGCAGATGCGCCGCGGACGTCGCCTCGCGATCGACGTCGGGGATGCCCGGATCGGGGTCGCCTCGTGCGACCCCGACGGGATCCTCGCCACCCCGGTGGAGACCGTGCCGGGACGCGACGTCCCGGCCGCCCACCGGCGGCTGGGGCAGATCGTCGAGGAGTACGAGCCCATCGAGATCATCATCGGTCTGCCCAGATCCCTGGGCGGCGGTGAAGGGCCCGCCGCGGCCAAGGTCCGGCTCTTCGCCCAGGAGGTCGCCCGCTCGGCCGCACCCATTCCGGTGCGATTGGTGGACGAGAGGATGACCACAGTGACGGCGAGTCAAGGACTGCGAGCCTCGGGTGTGAAGTCCAAGAAGGGCCGGTCTGTCATCGACCAGGCTGCCGCTGTGGTGATCCTCCAGAACGCTCTGGAGTCGGAGCGGGCGTCAGGTAAAGCTCCGGGCGAGGCCGTCGAAGTGGTTGTCTGA
- a CDS encoding DUF948 domain-containing protein yields the protein MAGILVAVFWAILVSFLAVVLVRLAQTLRATTKLVAEVTEQAVPLLADASATVRSAQTQLDKVDAIATDVQEVTSNASALSTTVASTFGGPLVKVAAFGYGVRQAIGRRTSPEAEPARRAASRRTVIVGRTVPSARAKKRGGRSSRGSKD from the coding sequence GTGGCCGGGATCCTGGTGGCCGTCTTCTGGGCGATCCTGGTCTCGTTCCTCGCCGTCGTCCTGGTGAGGCTGGCCCAGACGCTCAGGGCAACCACCAAGCTCGTGGCGGAAGTGACCGAGCAGGCCGTTCCGCTGCTTGCCGACGCCTCCGCGACGGTGCGCTCCGCGCAGACTCAGCTCGACAAGGTCGACGCGATCGCGACGGACGTCCAGGAGGTCACCTCCAACGCCTCGGCGCTCTCCACCACCGTCGCATCGACCTTCGGCGGACCACTGGTCAAGGTGGCCGCGTTCGGTTACGGAGTGCGGCAGGCCATCGGCCGCCGGACCTCCCCGGAAGCCGAGCCGGCCCGCCGGGCGGCGTCGCGTCGCACGGTGATCGTCGGCCGTACGGTGCCGTCCGCGAGGGCCAAGAAGCGCGGCGGCAGAAGCTCCCGCGGATCGAAGGACTGA
- the mltG gene encoding endolytic transglycosylase MltG, with the protein MTEYGRGPGSEPWHPEDPLYGDQGWDGQQAAHGQSQYGGPQQSYPQDPYAQQQPQQTYPQHQQYQQYGSPQDPYGQDPYGQQQPQHQHDPYAQDPYAQQQPQQPQQPQQPQQPHDPYAQQAPQHQQYNGGWDTGQQPAAMPPYDGNSQDAYGNRPGGYGASHDPYGTPEAYPPPQPPGRREAETEQGPPRNPDWDPDEPEEETHPFFTGVDDDRDVRRPRDDDDEYDDDPRESRRDGGSERRGKGKKKSRNGCACLVVSVVLAGGLGGAAYFGYTYWQEQFGAAPDYTGKGSGTVEVEVPKGALGNEIGNILKEKGVVKSVDAFIAAQTENPKGKSIQAGVYVLNEHMSAAEAVKMMIDPKSQNLLIIPEGRTTRDVYKMVDTKLGLKAGTTKDVAKKNVGGLGLPDWADDDPAVDDRLEGFLYPAAYPVTKEMKPEAVLKKMVSRANQEYGKVDLESNAKKLGLKSPWQLITVASLVQAEGKYKHDFDKVARVVYNRLKPNNTETYGLLDFDSTVNYAKAQSTLDTGAVSNLRKFKDPYNTYYVHGLPPGPINNPGEAALHSAIKPTPGPWYYFVSVTADKTVFAVTNEEHERNRKKYEQEKSGQ; encoded by the coding sequence ATGACTGAGTATGGCCGGGGCCCCGGCTCCGAACCGTGGCATCCCGAGGATCCCCTCTATGGGGACCAGGGATGGGATGGCCAGCAGGCTGCCCACGGCCAGAGCCAGTACGGCGGCCCGCAGCAGTCCTATCCGCAGGACCCCTATGCCCAGCAGCAACCGCAGCAGACGTACCCCCAGCATCAGCAGTACCAGCAGTACGGCTCACCGCAGGACCCGTACGGGCAGGACCCGTATGGGCAGCAGCAGCCGCAGCACCAGCACGACCCGTACGCCCAGGACCCGTACGCGCAGCAGCAGCCGCAGCAGCCGCAGCAGCCGCAGCAGCCGCAGCAGCCGCATGACCCGTACGCCCAGCAGGCTCCGCAGCACCAGCAGTACAACGGGGGCTGGGACACCGGTCAGCAGCCTGCGGCGATGCCGCCGTACGACGGCAATTCGCAGGACGCGTACGGGAACCGGCCGGGTGGCTACGGTGCTTCGCACGACCCCTACGGCACTCCGGAGGCGTACCCGCCGCCGCAGCCCCCGGGCCGGCGCGAGGCCGAGACCGAACAGGGCCCACCGCGTAACCCCGACTGGGACCCGGACGAGCCCGAGGAGGAGACGCACCCCTTCTTCACGGGCGTCGACGACGACCGCGATGTCCGGCGCCCCCGTGACGACGATGACGAGTACGACGACGACCCGCGTGAGTCGCGCAGGGACGGCGGCAGCGAACGCCGCGGCAAGGGCAAGAAGAAGAGCCGCAACGGCTGTGCCTGCCTCGTCGTCTCCGTGGTCCTCGCCGGCGGTCTCGGCGGCGCGGCCTACTTCGGCTACACGTACTGGCAGGAACAATTCGGCGCGGCACCGGACTACACCGGCAAGGGCTCCGGCACGGTCGAGGTCGAGGTCCCGAAGGGTGCCCTCGGCAACGAGATCGGCAACATCCTGAAGGAGAAGGGTGTCGTCAAGAGCGTCGACGCCTTCATCGCGGCGCAGACCGAGAACCCCAAGGGGAAATCGATCCAGGCGGGCGTCTACGTCCTCAACGAGCACATGTCCGCGGCCGAGGCCGTGAAGATGATGATCGACCCGAAGAGCCAGAATCTGCTGATCATTCCTGAGGGCAGGACCACCAGGGATGTCTACAAGATGGTCGACACGAAGCTCGGTCTCAAGGCCGGCACCACCAAGGACGTTGCCAAGAAGAACGTCGGCGGTCTCGGGCTGCCGGACTGGGCCGACGACGACCCGGCCGTCGACGACCGGCTGGAGGGCTTCCTCTATCCCGCGGCCTACCCGGTCACCAAGGAGATGAAGCCCGAGGCCGTCCTCAAGAAGATGGTCTCCCGGGCCAACCAGGAGTACGGCAAGGTCGACCTCGAGTCGAACGCCAAGAAGCTGGGTCTCAAGAGCCCCTGGCAGCTGATCACCGTCGCCAGCCTCGTTCAGGCCGAGGGCAAGTACAAGCACGACTTCGACAAGGTCGCCCGGGTCGTCTACAACCGGCTCAAGCCCAACAACACCGAGACCTACGGACTGCTCGACTTCGACTCCACCGTGAACTACGCCAAGGCCCAGAGCACCCTGGACACGGGCGCGGTCTCGAACCTGCGGAAGTTCAAGGACCCGTACAACACGTACTACGTCCACGGACTGCCGCCGGGTCCCATCAACAACCCCGGCGAAGCGGCGCTTCACTCGGCGATCAAGCCCACCCCCGGGCCTTGGTACTACTTCGTGTCCGTGACCGCGGACAAGACCGTGTTCGCGGTCACCAACGAAGAGCACGAGCGCAATCGCAAGAAGTACGAACAGGAGAAGTCGGGTCAGTGA
- a CDS encoding ATP-binding protein produces the protein MRRSQRPSPDDSPDAPSPGTTARGNLPAELNRFVGRDEELADLSRLLTESRLVTVVGVGGVGKTRCATRAAALLEKRYCDGVRLVELSTVHDPGLLEHAVIDALGLTDHTSRPPRTTLLEHLTERRLLLVIDGFEHLVDACAELVCALLRRAPQLRVLAAGRQPLELDGEVTYPLAPMADEDAMTLFAERASAVRPEFRLTEDNRGSARELCRRLDGIPLALELAAGRLRALSTEQVLQRLDDRFRLLTGTSRSAQARHQTLRTAIGWSHELCAPEQRLLWARLSVFAGQFDLEAVEYICSSPELPAESVLDVLTALLAQSVVLREDSAVGTRYRMLDTVREYGAEWLAATGDTDRLRRRHRDWFLGLATWCELDWFSPRQGEVAARAESELPNLRRAMECSLACPDEAHLAQYLAGTLWFLWVGCGRLSEGRHWLNHVLEGETPYEPSRLKALWVLGYVAVLQGDAVGAISALHECREEADRAGDATAQAYAVHRTGCLALVTDDMVRAEELLQDALVRYRDLGEMNSNVLMAQIELAMAVGFRGDLEAAAEICQEVKEVCEDHGERWALSYALYVLAYAQLQQGRPECARELLRESLAIGHAFHDLLGSVLAMELLALVTAVEGDAAEAAVLQGAAERFWPSVGLPLFGSAYYGRPRAECERLARRELGDARYESGRRAGAQLDPDAAVARALACLPVDRPGVKGQRRGPVPAPDGRTRKPAASPTSGRGRA, from the coding sequence ATGCGACGCTCCCAGCGCCCCTCCCCCGACGATTCCCCCGACGCTCCGAGCCCCGGTACCACGGCCCGCGGCAATCTCCCGGCGGAACTGAACCGATTCGTGGGACGTGACGAGGAGCTGGCCGACCTGAGCCGTCTGCTGACGGAATCGAGACTGGTCACCGTGGTCGGGGTGGGTGGCGTGGGGAAGACCCGCTGCGCCACCCGGGCAGCAGCTCTCCTGGAGAAACGGTACTGCGACGGGGTCCGGCTGGTGGAGCTGTCCACCGTCCACGACCCGGGACTGCTGGAACATGCCGTGATCGACGCGCTGGGACTCACCGATCACACCAGCCGCCCGCCCCGCACGACACTCCTCGAACATCTCACCGAACGCCGGCTCCTGCTGGTGATCGACGGCTTCGAGCATCTTGTCGACGCCTGCGCCGAGTTGGTGTGCGCGCTGCTGCGCAGGGCCCCGCAGCTGCGGGTGCTGGCCGCCGGACGGCAGCCCCTGGAGCTGGACGGCGAGGTCACCTATCCGCTCGCACCGATGGCCGACGAGGACGCCATGACGCTGTTCGCGGAGCGGGCCTCGGCGGTGCGCCCGGAGTTCCGGCTGACGGAGGACAACCGCGGATCGGCGCGGGAGCTGTGCCGTCGGCTGGACGGCATCCCACTCGCGCTGGAACTGGCCGCCGGACGGCTGCGCGCCCTGTCCACGGAACAGGTGCTGCAACGTCTGGACGACCGCTTCCGCCTGCTGACCGGCACCAGCCGCAGCGCGCAGGCGCGCCACCAGACGCTCCGTACGGCCATCGGCTGGAGTCATGAGCTGTGCGCCCCGGAGCAGCGGCTGCTGTGGGCGCGGCTGTCGGTATTCGCCGGGCAGTTCGATCTGGAGGCCGTCGAGTACATCTGCAGCAGCCCCGAGCTGCCGGCCGAGTCGGTGCTCGATGTGCTGACGGCGCTGCTGGCGCAGTCCGTGGTGCTGCGCGAGGACTCGGCGGTGGGCACCCGCTACCGGATGCTGGACACCGTGCGCGAGTACGGCGCCGAGTGGCTGGCCGCCACCGGCGACACGGACCGGTTACGACGGCGCCATCGGGACTGGTTCCTGGGGCTCGCCACCTGGTGCGAACTCGACTGGTTCAGCCCTCGGCAGGGCGAGGTCGCGGCCCGGGCCGAGAGCGAGCTGCCCAATCTGCGCCGGGCGATGGAGTGTTCGCTGGCGTGCCCGGACGAGGCCCATCTCGCGCAGTACCTGGCGGGCACGCTCTGGTTCCTCTGGGTCGGCTGCGGGCGCCTCTCGGAGGGGCGGCACTGGCTGAACCATGTACTGGAGGGGGAGACGCCGTACGAACCCTCCCGGCTCAAGGCGCTGTGGGTGCTCGGGTACGTGGCCGTACTGCAGGGGGACGCGGTCGGGGCGATCTCCGCGTTGCACGAGTGCCGGGAGGAGGCGGACCGGGCCGGTGACGCCACGGCCCAGGCCTACGCGGTGCACCGCACGGGCTGTCTGGCCCTCGTCACGGACGACATGGTCCGCGCCGAGGAGCTGCTGCAGGACGCGCTGGTGCGCTACCGGGACCTCGGCGAGATGAACAGCAACGTGCTGATGGCCCAGATCGAACTGGCGATGGCGGTCGGGTTCCGCGGGGACCTGGAGGCCGCGGCGGAGATCTGCCAGGAGGTCAAGGAGGTCTGCGAGGACCACGGGGAGCGGTGGGCACTCTCGTACGCGCTCTATGTGCTGGCCTACGCACAGCTGCAGCAGGGGCGGCCGGAGTGCGCCCGGGAGCTGCTCCGGGAGTCGCTGGCGATCGGCCACGCCTTCCACGACCTGCTCGGGTCCGTCCTCGCCATGGAACTGCTGGCACTGGTCACGGCGGTCGAGGGGGATGCGGCGGAGGCGGCGGTGCTGCAGGGGGCCGCCGAGCGGTTCTGGCCGTCGGTGGGGCTGCCGCTGTTCGGTTCGGCGTACTACGGCAGGCCGCGGGCGGAGTGCGAGCGGCTGGCGCGGCGGGAGCTCGGCGACGCACGGTACGAATCGGGTCGTCGGGCGGGTGCGCAGCTGGATCCGGACGCGGCGGTGGCACGGGCGCTGGCTTGCCTGCCCGTGGACCGTCCGGGCGTGAAGGGACAGCGGCGTGGTCCCGTACCGGCCCCGGACGGCAGAACGCGGAAGCCCGCCGCCTCCCCGACATCGGGGAGGGGGCGGGCCTGA
- the rpsD gene encoding 30S ribosomal protein S4, with protein MPNQSRPKVKKSRALGIALTPKAVKYFEARPYPPGEHGRGRKQNSDYKVRLLEKQRLRAQYDISERQMARAYDRAKKAEGKTGEALVVELERRLDALVLRSGIARTIYQARQMVVHGHIEVDGRKVDKPSFRVRPDNIVMVRERSRDKHPFQVAREGGYAPDGETPRYLQVNLKALAFRLDRDPNRKEIPVICDEQLVVEYYAR; from the coding sequence GTGCCTAATCAGTCGCGTCCCAAGGTCAAGAAGTCTCGTGCGCTCGGCATCGCCCTGACGCCGAAGGCCGTCAAGTACTTCGAGGCCCGCCCCTACCCGCCGGGCGAGCACGGCCGTGGCCGCAAGCAGAACTCGGACTACAAGGTCCGTCTGCTCGAGAAGCAGCGTCTGCGCGCCCAGTACGACATCAGCGAGCGCCAGATGGCGCGCGCCTACGACCGCGCCAAGAAGGCCGAGGGCAAGACGGGCGAGGCGCTCGTCGTCGAGCTCGAGCGCCGTCTCGACGCGCTGGTCCTGCGTTCGGGCATCGCCCGCACGATCTACCAGGCCCGCCAGATGGTCGTCCACGGTCACATCGAGGTCGACGGCCGCAAGGTCGACAAGCCGTCCTTCCGCGTCCGTCCCGACAACATCGTGATGGTCCGCGAGCGCAGCCGCGACAAGCACCCCTTCCAGGTGGCCCGCGAGGGTGGTTACGCCCCCGACGGCGAGACCCCGCGCTACCTGCAGGTGAACCTGAAGGCCCTGGCCTTCCGCCTGGACCGGGACCCGAACCGCAAGGAGATCCCGGTGATCTGCGACGAGCAGCTCGTCGTCGAGTACTACGCCCGCTGA
- a CDS encoding DUF6167 family protein: protein MFRRTFWFTAGAAAGVWATTKVNRKLKQLTPESLAARAADKAIEGGHKLKDFALDVRDGMVRREAELGEALGLQAPVDPELPVQRHFAVEAAEPAPAADATAHRKLPYNSYNDNSYNRNEDH, encoded by the coding sequence ATGTTCCGCCGTACGTTCTGGTTCACCGCCGGCGCAGCCGCCGGCGTCTGGGCCACCACCAAGGTCAACCGGAAGCTCAAGCAGCTGACCCCCGAGAGCCTCGCGGCGCGCGCCGCCGACAAGGCGATCGAGGGAGGTCACAAGCTCAAGGACTTCGCTCTCGACGTCCGCGACGGCATGGTCCGGCGCGAGGCCGAGCTGGGGGAGGCGCTGGGCCTGCAGGCACCGGTCGACCCCGAGCTCCCGGTACAGCGTCATTTCGCGGTCGAGGCGGCCGAGCCCGCCCCGGCCGCAGACGCCACCGCCCACCGCAAGCTCCCCTACAACTCGTACAACGACAACTCGTACAACCGGAATGAGGACCACTGA
- a CDS encoding DUF2470 domain-containing protein: MPSAAERTRTLVQSTCSAVLLIPGLTTAGFDQLVPLDRSVGPEGDLFLEFPADSPAVRAATRAQDDELTAVLEITDVAPVSVPHRIRGRGWISGWLTSVPGMAGPGRMMLRLETGEAYVDDLWGAQDVEPEEFRDAAADPLVAHEAELLQHLHTAHGEQVALLCGLLGERADDSCAAHRPSVVPVALDRHGLRVRFCEADGRCFDARFEFPQPVRDVTELRHAMHTLFEAAAR, translated from the coding sequence ATGCCGTCAGCAGCCGAGCGCACACGAACTCTCGTACAGAGTACCTGTTCGGCGGTACTGCTCATCCCCGGGCTGACCACAGCCGGTTTCGACCAGCTGGTGCCGCTGGATCGCAGTGTAGGCCCGGAGGGCGATCTGTTCCTCGAATTCCCCGCCGATTCCCCGGCCGTACGGGCTGCCACGCGCGCCCAGGACGACGAGCTGACCGCAGTGCTGGAGATCACGGACGTCGCACCGGTCTCCGTACCGCACCGCATCCGTGGCCGCGGCTGGATCTCCGGATGGCTCACCTCCGTACCGGGCATGGCCGGGCCCGGACGGATGATGCTGCGGCTGGAGACCGGCGAGGCGTACGTCGACGATCTGTGGGGCGCCCAGGACGTCGAGCCGGAGGAATTCCGGGATGCCGCCGCCGACCCGCTCGTCGCCCACGAGGCGGAGCTGCTGCAGCATCTGCACACGGCGCACGGCGAACAGGTGGCGCTGCTGTGCGGGCTGCTGGGCGAGCGGGCGGACGACAGCTGCGCGGCCCACCGGCCCTCGGTCGTGCCGGTCGCGCTCGACCGGCACGGGCTGCGGGTGCGCTTCTGCGAGGCCGACGGGCGGTGCTTCGACGCACGCTTCGAATTCCCCCAGCCGGTGCGCGACGTCACCGAACTGCGCCACGCGATGCACACACTGTTCGAAGCGGCCGCACGCTGA
- a CDS encoding replication-associated recombination protein A — translation MEPDLFTAAAEDRQEKDPSSSPLAVRMRPRSLDEVVGQQHLLKPGSPLRRLVGEGSGGPAGPSSVILWGPPGIGKTTLAYVVSKATNKRFVELSAITAGVKEVRAVIEGARRATGGYGKETVLFLDEIHRFSKAQQDSLLPAVENRWVTLIAATTENPYFSIISPLLSRSLLLTLESLTDDDLRALMRRALTAERGLGGAVTLPEDAEAHLLRIAGGDARRALTALEAAAGAALAMQEKEVTLQTVEATVDRAAVKYDRDGDQHYDVASALIKSIRGSDVDAALHYLARMIEAGEDPRFIARRLMISASEDIGLADATALPIAVAAAQAVAMIGFPEAALTLSHATIALALAPKSNAATLAISAAQADVRNGLAGPVPAHLRDGHYKGAAKLGHAQGYVYPHDVPGGIAAQQYAPDAVADKRYYRPTRYGAEARYADVVDRVRDRLGRGGSDDVTDA, via the coding sequence GTGGAGCCCGACCTCTTTACCGCAGCCGCCGAAGACCGCCAGGAGAAGGACCCGTCCAGCAGCCCCCTCGCTGTCCGGATGCGCCCTCGTAGCCTCGACGAGGTCGTCGGCCAGCAGCATCTGCTGAAGCCGGGCTCGCCGCTGCGCCGCCTCGTCGGCGAAGGGAGCGGCGGACCTGCCGGCCCGTCGTCGGTGATCCTCTGGGGCCCGCCCGGCATCGGCAAGACGACTCTGGCGTACGTGGTCAGCAAGGCCACCAACAAGCGCTTCGTCGAGCTCTCCGCGATCACCGCGGGGGTCAAGGAAGTACGGGCCGTCATCGAGGGCGCCCGCCGCGCCACCGGTGGCTACGGCAAGGAGACCGTCCTCTTCCTCGACGAGATCCACCGCTTCTCCAAGGCCCAGCAGGACTCACTGCTGCCGGCCGTGGAGAACCGCTGGGTGACGCTCATCGCCGCGACGACCGAGAACCCGTACTTCTCGATCATCTCGCCGCTCCTGTCGCGCTCGCTGCTCCTGACCCTCGAATCACTCACCGACGACGATCTGCGCGCCCTGATGCGCCGCGCCCTGACCGCCGAGCGCGGCCTCGGCGGCGCGGTCACACTGCCCGAGGATGCCGAGGCCCATCTGCTGCGCATCGCGGGCGGTGACGCGCGCCGCGCGCTGACGGCGCTGGAGGCGGCGGCCGGTGCGGCCCTCGCCATGCAGGAGAAGGAGGTCACCCTCCAGACGGTCGAGGCGACCGTCGACCGGGCAGCCGTGAAGTACGACCGGGACGGCGACCAGCACTACGACGTGGCGAGCGCGCTGATCAAGTCGATCCGCGGCTCCGACGTGGACGCGGCGCTGCACTATCTGGCCCGGATGATCGAGGCGGGGGAGGACCCGCGGTTCATCGCCCGGCGGCTGATGATCTCCGCCAGCGAGGACATCGGCCTCGCCGACGCCACGGCGCTGCCCATAGCGGTCGCCGCCGCCCAGGCCGTCGCCATGATCGGCTTCCCGGAGGCGGCGCTCACCCTCAGCCATGCCACGATCGCGCTGGCGCTCGCCCCCAAGTCCAATGCGGCGACGCTGGCGATCTCCGCCGCCCAGGCGGATGTGCGCAACGGCCTGGCAGGCCCGGTCCCGGCCCATCTGCGCGACGGCCACTACAAGGGGGCCGCCAAGCTGGGCCATGCGCAGGGCTACGTCTATCCGCACGATGTCCCCGGCGGGATCGCAGCCCAGCAGTACGCCCCGGACGCGGTCGCCGACAAGCGCTACTACCGGCCCACGCGGTACGGCGCCGAGGCGCGGTACGCGGATGTGGTGGACCGTGTCCGCGACCGGCTGGGCCGCGGCGGTTCCGACGACGTCACGGACGCGTAG
- the alaS gene encoding alanine--tRNA ligase produces MESAEIRRRWLSFFEERGHTVVPSASLIADDPTLLLVPAGMVPFKPYFLGEVKPPAPRVTSVQKCVRTPDIEEVGKTTRHGTFFQMCGNFSFGDYFKEGAISYAWEALTTSVADGGFGLDPERLWITVYLDDDEAEQIWRDKIGVPAERIQRLGKKDNFWSMGVPGPCGPCSEINYDRGPEFGVEGGPAVNDERYVEIWNLVFMQYERGAGDGKEDFPILGDLPSKNIDTGLGLERLAMILQDVQNLYEIDTSMAVIEKATELTGVRYGENHTSDVSLRVVTDHMRTSVMLIGDGVTPGNEGRGYVLRRIMRRAVRNMRLLGATGPVVAELVDTVIKSMGQQYPELITDRKRIETVALAEEAAFLKALKGGTNILDTAVTETKAAGGKVLAGDKAFLLHDTWGFPIDLTLEMAAEQGLAVDEDGFRRLMKEQRDRAKADAKAKKTGHADLSAYREVADKSGSTEFTGYTSTEGESTIVGLLVDGISSPAATEGDEVEVVLDRTPFYAEGGGQLADQGRIRLDTGAVIQVRDVQQPVPGVSVHKGTVQVGEVTVGAIAYAAIDTTRRRAIARAHSATHLTHQALRDALGPTAAQAGSENSPGRFRFDFGSPAAVPGTVLTDVEQKINEVLSRELDVQAEVMSIDEAKKQGAIAEFGEKYGERVRVVTIGDFSKELCGGTHVHNTAQLGLVKLLGESSIGSGVRRIEALVGVDAYNFLAKEHTVVAQLQELVKGRPEELPEKVSAMLGKLKDAEKEIEKFRAEKVLQAAGGLAESAKDVRGVALVTGQVPDGTSADDLRRLVLDVRGRIQGGRPAVVALFTTANGRPLTVIATNEAARERGLKAGDLVRTAAKTLGGGGGGKPDVAQGGGQNPAAIGEAIAAVERLVTETA; encoded by the coding sequence ATGGAGTCGGCTGAAATTCGTCGCCGCTGGCTGAGCTTCTTCGAGGAGCGCGGGCACACCGTCGTGCCTTCGGCGTCGCTCATCGCGGACGACCCGACTCTGCTGCTGGTCCCCGCGGGCATGGTTCCCTTCAAGCCGTACTTCCTCGGCGAGGTCAAGCCGCCCGCTCCGCGCGTCACCAGCGTGCAGAAGTGTGTGCGTACGCCCGACATCGAAGAGGTCGGCAAGACCACCCGGCACGGCACCTTCTTCCAGATGTGCGGCAACTTCTCGTTCGGCGACTACTTCAAGGAAGGCGCCATCAGCTACGCCTGGGAGGCTCTCACCACCTCCGTGGCGGACGGCGGCTTCGGTCTCGACCCCGAGCGACTGTGGATCACGGTCTACCTCGACGACGACGAGGCCGAGCAGATCTGGCGCGACAAGATCGGCGTCCCGGCCGAACGCATCCAGCGTCTGGGCAAGAAGGACAACTTCTGGTCCATGGGCGTCCCCGGCCCGTGCGGACCCTGCTCCGAGATCAACTACGACCGCGGCCCCGAGTTCGGCGTCGAGGGTGGACCGGCCGTCAACGACGAGCGGTACGTGGAGATCTGGAACCTGGTCTTCATGCAGTACGAGCGGGGCGCCGGCGACGGCAAGGAGGACTTCCCGATCCTCGGTGACCTGCCGTCCAAGAACATCGACACCGGCCTCGGCCTCGAGCGCCTCGCGATGATCCTGCAGGACGTGCAGAACCTGTACGAGATCGACACCTCGATGGCCGTCATCGAGAAGGCCACCGAGCTGACCGGGGTGCGCTACGGCGAGAACCACACCTCCGACGTCTCGCTCCGCGTCGTCACCGACCACATGCGTACGTCCGTCATGCTCATCGGCGACGGTGTCACCCCCGGCAACGAGGGCCGCGGCTACGTCCTGCGCCGCATCATGCGCCGCGCCGTCCGCAACATGCGCCTCCTCGGCGCCACCGGCCCGGTCGTCGCCGAGCTCGTCGACACGGTCATCAAGTCGATGGGCCAGCAGTACCCGGAGCTGATCACCGACCGCAAGCGCATCGAGACCGTTGCCCTCGCCGAAGAGGCCGCCTTCCTGAAGGCCCTCAAGGGCGGCACCAACATCCTCGACACCGCGGTCACCGAGACCAAGGCCGCCGGCGGCAAGGTCCTCGCCGGCGACAAGGCGTTCCTGCTCCACGACACCTGGGGCTTCCCGATCGACCTCACCCTGGAGATGGCCGCCGAACAGGGCCTCGCCGTGGACGAGGACGGCTTCCGCCGCCTGATGAAGGAGCAGCGGGACCGCGCCAAGGCCGACGCCAAGGCCAAGAAGACCGGCCACGCCGACCTGTCCGCCTACCGCGAGGTGGCCGACAAGTCGGGCTCCACCGAGTTCACCGGCTACACCTCCACCGAGGGCGAGTCGACGATCGTCGGCCTCCTCGTCGACGGGATCTCCTCGCCCGCCGCCACCGAGGGCGACGAGGTCGAGGTCGTCCTCGACCGCACGCCGTTCTACGCCGAGGGTGGTGGCCAGCTCGCCGACCAGGGCCGGATCCGGCTCGACACCGGCGCCGTCATCCAGGTGCGCGACGTCCAGCAGCCGGTCCCGGGCGTCTCCGTCCACAAGGGCACGGTCCAGGTCGGCGAGGTGACGGTCGGCGCCATCGCCTACGCCGCCATCGACACCACCCGCCGCCGCGCCATCGCCCGCGCCCACAGCGCCACGCACCTCACGCACCAGGCGCTGCGTGACGCCCTCGGCCCGACGGCCGCCCAGGCCGGTTCGGAGAACTCGCCGGGCCGCTTCCGCTTCGACTTCGGTTCGCCCGCCGCCGTCCCCGGCACGGTCCTCACCGACGTCGAGCAGAAGATCAACGAGGTTCTCTCCCGGGAGCTCGACGTCCAGGCCGAGGTCATGTCGATCGACGAGGCCAAGAAGCAGGGCGCCATCGCCGAATTCGGCGAGAAGTACGGCGAGCGGGTCCGGGTCGTCACCATCGGCGACTTCTCCAAGGAGCTGTGCGGCGGTACGCACGTCCACAACACCGCCCAGCTGGGTCTGGTGAAGCTGCTCGGCGAGTCGTCCATCGGCTCCGGCGTGCGCCGTATCGAGGCCCTCGTCGGCGTCGACGCGTACAACTTCCTGGCCAAGGAGCACACGGTCGTCGCCCAGCTCCAGGAGCTGGTCAAGGGCCGCCCCGAGGAGCTTCCGGAGAAGGTCTCCGCCATGCTCGGCAAGCTGAAGGACGCCGAGAAGGAGATCGAGAAGTTCCGCGCGGAGAAGGTCCTCCAGGCCGCCGGCGGACTCGCCGAGTCCGCCAAGGACGTACGCGGTGTCGCCCTGGTCACCGGACAGGTGCCGGACGGGACGTCCGCCGACGACCTGCGCAGGCTGGTCCTCGACGTCCGGGGCCGTATCCAGGGCGGTCGTCCGGCCGTCGTGGCGCTGTTCACCACGGCCAACGGCCGTCCGCTGACCGTCATCGCCACCAACGAGGCCGCCCGCGAACGCGGCCTCAAGGCCGGCGACCTGGTCCGTACGGCTGCCAAGACCCTCGGTGGCGGTGGCGGCGGCAAGCCGGACGTCGCCCAGGGCGGCGGCCAGAACCCCGCCGCGATCGGCGAGGCCATCGCCGCTGTCGAACGCCTCGTCACCGAGACGGCGTGA